One window of the Shewanella khirikhana genome contains the following:
- the corA gene encoding magnesium/cobalt transporter CorA codes for MITAYVYENRQLTILELGIQDPIPPATLWLDLYKPEDEEREWLAQFSVEELPDEEDINEIEASARFYQNSDGLHINSLFPQRVGQDVRGVNVSFNLRTNFLLTIREEDVGLIRLLRNYLRLGRLEASTPQELFIELFNLKVDYLSDLIEDVYTVLENVGEEVFESQELDEVFKLITIQEDANGKIRLSLLDTQRSLRYMQRYYRGQLTDEDMKDLREMLSDIESLMPHSQFIFDKLNFLLDAAMGFTSLQQNKIIKIFSVAAVVFLPPTLIASSYGMNFTTMPELEWQYGYPMAIAMMLASAAGTYFFFKRKRWL; via the coding sequence ATGATCACTGCATATGTGTATGAAAATCGTCAATTGACCATACTCGAACTTGGCATTCAGGATCCCATCCCCCCGGCAACCTTGTGGCTTGATCTGTACAAGCCGGAAGACGAGGAGCGTGAGTGGCTGGCACAGTTCTCAGTTGAAGAGCTGCCGGACGAGGAAGACATCAACGAGATTGAAGCCTCGGCCCGTTTCTATCAAAACAGCGACGGTTTGCACATTAACTCCTTGTTCCCGCAGCGAGTGGGGCAGGATGTGCGCGGCGTTAACGTCTCGTTTAACCTCAGAACCAATTTCCTGCTGACCATCCGTGAAGAGGATGTGGGTCTTATCCGCTTGCTCAGAAACTACCTGCGCCTTGGCAGACTTGAAGCCTCCACACCGCAGGAGCTGTTTATCGAGCTGTTCAATCTGAAGGTGGACTATCTGTCTGACTTGATTGAAGACGTGTACACGGTGCTTGAGAATGTGGGCGAAGAAGTGTTCGAGAGCCAGGAGCTGGATGAAGTCTTCAAGCTCATCACCATTCAGGAAGACGCCAACGGCAAAATCCGCCTCAGTTTGCTCGATACCCAGCGCTCACTGCGCTACATGCAACGCTATTACCGCGGTCAGCTGACCGACGAGGACATGAAGGATCTGCGGGAGATGCTGTCGGATATCGAATCTTTGATGCCCCACAGCCAGTTTATCTTCGACAAGCTGAACTTTCTGCTCGATGCCGCCATGGGTTTTACCAGTTTGCAGCAGAACAAAATCATCAAGATCTTCTCGGTTGCTGCGGTTGTGTTTCTGCCACCCACCCTGATTGCGTCGAGCTATGGCATGAACTTTACCACTATGCCGGAACTGGAATGGCAATATGGCTACCCCATGGCCATCGCCATGATGCTGGCGAGTGCTGCCGGGACCTATTTCTTCTTTAAACGTAAACGCTGGTTGTAA
- a CDS encoding DUF3135 domain-containing protein has product MTPLPDFDTLLWMADNQPDELERLRSTLNREVIEGSECNKAQLECLVFNLDRQLERCSNPYHRCVVAMSMMRGKLHTLQNLINEPNYLERTSADVIPLFKA; this is encoded by the coding sequence ATGACACCCTTGCCGGATTTCGATACGCTGCTGTGGATGGCCGATAACCAACCCGATGAGTTGGAGCGGCTCAGGAGCACGCTCAACCGTGAAGTGATAGAAGGATCTGAGTGCAACAAGGCACAACTGGAGTGCCTTGTGTTTAACCTTGACCGTCAACTGGAGCGCTGCAGCAACCCCTACCATCGCTGTGTGGTGGCCATGAGCATGATGCGCGGCAAACTCCACACCCTGCAAAACCTCATCAACGAGCCCAATTACCTCGAGCGCACCAGCGCCGACGTAATCCCGCTGTTTAAAGCCTGA